Genomic DNA from Geothermobacter hydrogeniphilus:
ACCACTGCCGAGCTGCTCGACTGGTTCGCGCGGCGTCTGGAGATGGAACGGACGCCTCCCGTCACTCCCCCTGCCTGAATGTTTTTCCTCCTGGCCTCTGCGGCTTTTTCTTTCGGCCTGGCCGCGGCGTGCGGACCTGCGCGCTTTTGACCCAGGTCAAGGTTCGCCTGCTGTAGTAACGTTAGTATCTTCTAAATTTTTTTGAAAAGGAGGTTTCCCACTGTCCTGCCGGCAGCGTCCGGCTTTTTCGGCAAAACACGCAGGGGCGGTTTCCGCCCCGGGAATGACCCACCAGAGATGGAGGAAAAAGAGGAATGAAACGAGGAATCTGCTTGTTAGTCATGTTGTTGCTGGCCCTGCCGCAGGTTGTTGCCGCCGTGGAACTCGGCGAGGTTGTGACCAAGGCCAAGAAGATCACCCTCGGGGCCGCGATAAGGACCCGTTACGAAAACCGTTACAATCATGATTTCGATGACGCCACGCCCAACAGCTCCGACTTCACCCTGCTGCGAACCCGGTTGAACATCGGCATGGACGTGACCGACGATGTCAAGGCCTTCGTCCAGATTCAGGATTCGCGCATCTTCGGTGCCAACCAGAACGAGGCCGACAACGGACAGAGTCTGGATCTGCGTCAGGGCTATGTCGATGTGCTCGAGTTCGCCGGGCTGCCCATGACCCTGCGGGTCGGCCGACAGACCCTGGTATACGGCGATCAGCGCCTGATCGGCGCCTTCGACTGGAACAACGTCGGGCGGGCTTTCGACGGCGCCAGGGCCATGATCCGGCTGACGGACAACCTGCAGCTCGACCTGTTCGCCACCAAGGTCGCCGAACTGGACAACGCGGTCGGCGAGCAGGAGTCGATCACCCCCTTCTCTCCGACCCTGGTTTCCGGCAATGCCACCGCCGGCGCCGACGAGGACCAGAACTTCTACGGTGCCTATGCCATGTGGACGCCCGGCAGGCAGGTGGCTGATTTCTACCTGCTCTACATGGAGGACAACTCCCCTACCGTAGTCCCGACCCGGGGTATCGGCGCCGGAACGCCGCTCACCACGGGAACCGAGAATATCGAGCTGTGGACCCTCGGCACCCGCCTGAAGGGGCCGCTGCCGGCCCTGGCCGGTCTCGATTACGGCTTTGAGGGCGCCTACCAGTTCGGTGACGGGGCCGATCTCGATATCAGCGCCTTCGCCCTGCACGGAGAACTCGGTTACGCTCTGCCGCTGTTCAAAAAATCCCGCCTGAGCATCGAGGCCAACTGGGCCAGTGGTGACGACGATCCCACCGACGGCGATTTCAACACCTTCAGCAACCTGTTTCCGACCAACCACCTGCACTACGGCTACATGGATCGGGTCGGCTGGAGCAACGCCCGCAACTACGCGCTCAAGTTGGACAGCCAGGTCACCGCCAAGCTGAAGACCAAACTGCACTTCTGGTATTTCGAACTGGCCGAAGAGGAGGACGCTCTCTACCATGCTGGCGGCGGGACCATTTTCGCTGCTGGCGCCGCCAACGGCGAGCGCGAGGTCGGCCAGGAGATCGATCTGGTCGCGACCTACAAGTACAATCAGGTGCTGACCTTCGAGGCGGCCTACGCGCACTTCTTCGTCGGTGACGCGGTCGAGAACGCCAAAGTTGAAGCGGCAGATGCCGATTTTGCCTACGTGCAGATGAACCTGAAGTTCTGAGCCCGGAACGGAACCATCTGTTTCGCGCGACGCGGCCACCGGCAACCCGGTGGCCGCGTTTCTGTCTGCCCGGCATGGGGCCGGCTGCCGGACGCGACACGCCCGGACCTTTCAGGAGACGGGCGTGTCCACAGGGGAATCGGACAGTTCTCCGTGGAGCAGCTGGCGGGCCCGGTCGAGATCTTCGCCGGCGCCGAGCAGCATCAGGGTGTCCCCCTCCTCCAGGCTGAATTCGGCAGTCGGATTGTAGAGAATCCGCTCCTTGCGCACCACGCCGACCACCATGGTCCCGGTGCGGGCGCGAAACTGCAGTTCCGCCAGGGTGCGCCCCATGCAGGGGGAATGTTCGGGGAGGGGGCGGAACTCGATCCGGCCGTCTTCAAGCACGCTGAGATAGCCGGCCAGGTCGGCCGGCGGGACGGCCGGTTCACGCAGGCCGCCGTAGTGTTCCTGGCGCAGGGAGGCGATCAGCTTGAGGGTCTTGCCTTCGGGGATGGCAAAGCTGCGCAGCAGACATGCCGCCATCTGCAGGCTGGCCTCGAATTCATCGGGAATCACTTCGTCGGCGCCGAATTCGTAGAGCCGGTCGAGGTCGAGGACGAAGCGGGTCCGCACCAGGATGTAGAGCCGGTCGTTGATTTCCCGGGCGGCCTGGATGGTGCCGGCCAGCGCGGACGGGTCATTGATCGCCAGCACCAGGGCCCGGGCCCGGCCGGTACCGACCCGTTCCAGCACCGTGCGTGACGTGGCGTCGCCGTAGACGATGAACTCTCCCCGTTCGCGGGCGCGGCGGACGATCTCACCGTTCATTTCGATGTGGATGTAGGGAATCTGCATGTCCCTGAGTACCCGGGCGACGTTGCGCCCCGCCAGACCGTAGCCGGCGATGACCACATGCCCCTGCAGGTTGGCGGTCTGTTCTTCCTCCGTGTCGCTCCAGGACTCCTTGCGGTTGCTCAGCATGCCCGCCAGTCGTTCAGCGATGACCCCGGCGCGCGAGAAGAGCAGCGGCGTGGTCATCATCGACAGGGTGATGACGAACAGGGTGATCTGGTAACTGTGTTCGGGGATCAGATACAGAGACCTGGCCTGTTTGAGCAGGATGAAGGAGAACTCCCCGACCTGAAACAGGATCAGTCCGGAGAGCAGCGAGATGCGCAACGGAAATCGTGCCCAGAGCGCGGCCAGGGTGGCGATGAGAGCCTTGAGCAGGCAGAGCAGCAGGAACAGGCCGAGGATCAGCGGACCGTCGTCGCTCAGGCTGCGGACATTGACCAGCATTCCCATGGAGATGAAGAAGATCGCCAGGAAGGTATCCCGAAAGGGGATGATGTCGGACAGCGCCTGGTGCGAGTAGTCCGACTCGGCCAGGGCCAGCCCGGCCAGAAAGGCCCCCAGGGCCAGGGACAGCCCGGCCAGGTGGGTGACCCAGGCCGTTCCCAGGACCAGGAAGAGGATGGTCAGCCGGAACAGCTCCGGTGCCCTGGTGCGCAGCACGCTGATCAGCAGCGGTTGCAGCAGGTAGCGGGAAAAAACGAACAGTCCGGCCAGCAGCCCGAGCGCCCCGGCGACGCCGAGCAGGGTGAACTCCCGGGCCTGGCCTCCCAACAGGGGAAGCGCGACCAGGAAGAAGATCACGCTCAGATCCTGGAACAGCAGTACGGCGAGGGCGATCCGGCCATGGGCGGAATCGAGTTCGCCTTTTTCCAGCAACAGCTTGAGGACGATGGCGGTCGAGGAGAGTGCCAGGGCCATTCCCAGCACCGCCGCGGTCCGCATCGGCAGCCCGGCCATGACGGCCAGTCCGCAGATCAGCAGGCCGGTCAGGATCACCTGGGTGGAGCCGCACTTCAGCAGCAGTCCTTTCAGGCGTAGAATCCGGCTGACCGAGAACTCCAGGCCGATGGTGAACAGCAGCATGATCACCCCGATATCGGCCATCATCTCGACATCGTTGATCCCCTTGATCAGGTGAAAGCCGTAAGGCCCCACCAGCAACCCGGTCATCAGGTAGCCGATGATCGGCGAAAGTTTGATCAGGCGGCAGAGAAAAGCGATCGCCAGGGCCAGGCCGAGCAGGATCAGGATATCTTGCAGGGAGATGGTGGTCATGACGTATCCCGGAACGAGGAGGAAATGGCAGATGCGGCGCGGTTATGTCACCATGCCACCATGCACAACGGTCATGGAGTGTTCAGGGCAACCTGAATCTGTGAGTTCCTGTTGGATGGAAAGTGCAAGTGCTTAGCCTGAATGGGATTTTCAAAAATCTAAAGCGCACCCATAGGTTCGCTGGTGATTTTTGGGAAGCTCAGGCAGGTCAATGACTTGTGCTGTCCGCCGACAAGGAATTCATTGATTCAGGGTAAGTATAGCGGATTTGGAGGGGGAAAAAAGACGGGCGGCCTTTTCGGCCGCCCGGTATGGTTCTGTCTCTGCTATTTTCCCCACTTCTCCCGGATGCGCCGGACCGCGGTTTCGACGTTGTTCCGCTCACCGAAGGCGCTGAGGCGGAAGTAGCCCTCTCCGGAAGGACCGAAACCGCTGCCCGGGGTGCCGACAACAGAGCATTCGTGCAGCAGTTTGTCGAAGAAATCCCAGCTGCTCATCCCTTGTGGTGACTTCAACCAGATGTAGGGGGCGTTGACCCCGCCGTAACACTGGATGCCGGCGGCGGTGAGCCCTTCGCGGATGATCCGGGCGTTCTCCATGTAATAGTCGATCACCCCCTTGACCTGGGCCCAGCCCTCTTCCGAGTAGACCGCGGCGGCGGCCTTCTGCACCGGGTAGGAGACGCCGTTGAACTTGGTACACTGGCGGCGGTTCCAGAGCTGGTTGAAGCTGGCGCGTTCGCCATCGGCGGTGGTGCCGGTCAATGCTTCGGGAACCACGGTCAGGCCGCAGCGCACCCCGGTGAAACCGGCGGTTTTGGAAAAGGAACGGAACTCGATGGCGCATTTTTCAGCGCCTTCGATCTGGTAGATCGAATGGGGAATGTGGTCTTCGGTGATAAAGGCCTCGTAGGCGGCGTCGAAGAGGATCACCGCATCGTTTTCCAGGGCGTAGTCGACCCAGCCCTTGAGCTGTTCCCGGGTTGCCACGGTGCCGGTCGGGTTGTTCGGGAAACAGAGGTAGATCAGATCGACCTTCTCGCTCGGGAACTGCGGAGTGAATCCATTCTCCTCGGTGCAGGGCATGTAGATGATGCCTTCGTAGTAGCCCTGCTCATTCATCTTTCCGCTGCGGCCGACCATGACGTTGGTGTCGTTGTAGACCGGATAGACCGGATCACCGATGGCGACCTTGTTGGAAAGATCAAAAATGTCGAGGATGTTGGCACTGTCGCACTTGGAGCCGTCGGAGATGAACACTTCGGACGGTTTCAGCTCAACGCCGAGCGGCTTGTAGGCCTTGTCAATAATGATCTGCGACAGCCAGTCGTAGCCCTGCTCGGGGCCGTAACCGTGAAAGGTTTCGCCCCGGGCCATCTCATCCACGCCCTCGTGAAAAGCCTTGACCACTGCCGGGACCAGCGGCCTGGTGACATCACCGATGCCGAGTCGGATAACGTCGACATCCGGGTTGGCGGAAGTGAATTCGGAAACCCGCCGGCTGATCTCGGGGAACAGGTAGCCGGCCTGGAGTTTCAAGTAGTTATCGTTGATTCGTGCCATGTTTCATCTCCGTGGGGGGAGCGGCTCTTTTCCGCCAACTCAGCGTCAGGTGACCGGCAATACGTGCTCGACGTAGCGCTGCTACGCCTGCGCCGATTGCCGATCCCCTTCCTTGATCTGACGAAAAATTTCTCGCTCCCTGGGGGGTGTTGTCCTGAATGTGTGAAAAGGTGACCGAACCAGCCGGTCACCCTCGCTTTGCCTCAATCCTTCAGCCCTTGGCCCTTAGCCGATTTTTACCCCTCATCCAGGCCCAAAACAGCCTGCATATCATACATCCCGGCCGGTTTGCCGCCCAGCCAGGAGGCGGCGCGGATGGCGCCGCGGGCGAACATGTCGCGGTTCATGGCGCGGTGGGTCAGTTCGATCCGTTCGCCCATACCGATGAAGTAGACGGTGTGCTCACCGACGATATCGCCGCCGCGGACCGTCTGCATGCCGATCTCTTCGGTGGTCCGTTCGCCGCACATCCCTTCGCGGTGGTAGTTGGCGACCTGATTGTAGTCGCGCCCGAGGGCCTCGGCGACGATCTCGCCCATGCGCACCGCGGTCCCGGAGGGGGAGTCTTTCTTTTTGTTGTGATGCAGCTCGACGATTTCGACATCGAAGCCGTCCCCCAGGGTGCGGGCGATCTCCTTGAGCAGCTTGAAGCAGACGTTGACGCCGACGCTCATGTTGGGGGCGAAGACGACCGGAATCTGTTCGGCAAAACCCTGCAGTTGTTCCCGTTCTTCGGGGGTAAAGCCGGTCGAACCGACCACCATCCCCTTGCCGAGTCGGGCGCAGACCGCGGCATTGGCCAGGGTCACCTGCGGGAAGGTGAAATCGATCAGCAGATCGGCTCCGGTCAGCGCCTCTTCCAGGGAATCGCTGATGGCGACGCCGAGTTCGCCGCAACCGGCGACATGGCCGGCGTCCTGGCCGAGTTTCGGGTGTCCGGCCATCTCGACGGCGCCGACGAGATGCAGTTGATCACTTTCGGTTGCCAGGGTGATGATCCGCCCGCCCATGCGGCCGGCGGCTCCGGTAACGGCTATTCTGGTCATGGCTAAACCTTTGTAGGGAAGTCAGGCCACCAAGACACCAAGAG
This window encodes:
- a CDS encoding LL-diaminopimelate aminotransferase, which produces MARINDNYLKLQAGYLFPEISRRVSEFTSANPDVDVIRLGIGDVTRPLVPAVVKAFHEGVDEMARGETFHGYGPEQGYDWLSQIIIDKAYKPLGVELKPSEVFISDGSKCDSANILDIFDLSNKVAIGDPVYPVYNDTNVMVGRSGKMNEQGYYEGIIYMPCTEENGFTPQFPSEKVDLIYLCFPNNPTGTVATREQLKGWVDYALENDAVILFDAAYEAFITEDHIPHSIYQIEGAEKCAIEFRSFSKTAGFTGVRCGLTVVPEALTGTTADGERASFNQLWNRRQCTKFNGVSYPVQKAAAAVYSEEGWAQVKGVIDYYMENARIIREGLTAAGIQCYGGVNAPYIWLKSPQGMSSWDFFDKLLHECSVVGTPGSGFGPSGEGYFRLSAFGERNNVETAVRRIREKWGK
- a CDS encoding cation:proton antiporter encodes the protein MTTISLQDILILLGLALAIAFLCRLIKLSPIIGYLMTGLLVGPYGFHLIKGINDVEMMADIGVIMLLFTIGLEFSVSRILRLKGLLLKCGSTQVILTGLLICGLAVMAGLPMRTAAVLGMALALSSTAIVLKLLLEKGELDSAHGRIALAVLLFQDLSVIFFLVALPLLGGQAREFTLLGVAGALGLLAGLFVFSRYLLQPLLISVLRTRAPELFRLTILFLVLGTAWVTHLAGLSLALGAFLAGLALAESDYSHQALSDIIPFRDTFLAIFFISMGMLVNVRSLSDDGPLILGLFLLLCLLKALIATLAALWARFPLRISLLSGLILFQVGEFSFILLKQARSLYLIPEHSYQITLFVITLSMMTTPLLFSRAGVIAERLAGMLSNRKESWSDTEEEQTANLQGHVVIAGYGLAGRNVARVLRDMQIPYIHIEMNGEIVRRARERGEFIVYGDATSRTVLERVGTGRARALVLAINDPSALAGTIQAAREINDRLYILVRTRFVLDLDRLYEFGADEVIPDEFEASLQMAACLLRSFAIPEGKTLKLIASLRQEHYGGLREPAVPPADLAGYLSVLEDGRIEFRPLPEHSPCMGRTLAELQFRARTGTMVVGVVRKERILYNPTAEFSLEEGDTLMLLGAGEDLDRARQLLHGELSDSPVDTPVS
- a CDS encoding alginate export family protein — encoded protein: MLLLALPQVVAAVELGEVVTKAKKITLGAAIRTRYENRYNHDFDDATPNSSDFTLLRTRLNIGMDVTDDVKAFVQIQDSRIFGANQNEADNGQSLDLRQGYVDVLEFAGLPMTLRVGRQTLVYGDQRLIGAFDWNNVGRAFDGARAMIRLTDNLQLDLFATKVAELDNAVGEQESITPFSPTLVSGNATAGADEDQNFYGAYAMWTPGRQVADFYLLYMEDNSPTVVPTRGIGAGTPLTTGTENIELWTLGTRLKGPLPALAGLDYGFEGAYQFGDGADLDISAFALHGELGYALPLFKKSRLSIEANWASGDDDPTDGDFNTFSNLFPTNHLHYGYMDRVGWSNARNYALKLDSQVTAKLKTKLHFWYFELAEEEDALYHAGGGTIFAAGAANGEREVGQEIDLVATYKYNQVLTFEAAYAHFFVGDAVENAKVEAADADFAYVQMNLKF
- the dapB gene encoding 4-hydroxy-tetrahydrodipicolinate reductase, with the protein product MTRIAVTGAAGRMGGRIITLATESDQLHLVGAVEMAGHPKLGQDAGHVAGCGELGVAISDSLEEALTGADLLIDFTFPQVTLANAAVCARLGKGMVVGSTGFTPEEREQLQGFAEQIPVVFAPNMSVGVNVCFKLLKEIARTLGDGFDVEIVELHHNKKKDSPSGTAVRMGEIVAEALGRDYNQVANYHREGMCGERTTEEIGMQTVRGGDIVGEHTVYFIGMGERIELTHRAMNRDMFARGAIRAASWLGGKPAGMYDMQAVLGLDEG